A single region of the Paramicrobacterium fandaimingii genome encodes:
- a CDS encoding DUF6264 family protein: protein MSDSEPSDSTRPARPRFGEYANEKKPARPQFGEYASPEEQRAAIRVPATEDNESVPIESHGDEKKSSEDTARHHVHMPTNRQPKKPSAANNAPIVEARRRTDRFSTFLLLGVGLFSVISTAPSLLQLPQMLTQAYAQFGMGEYTNTSFGTTIGWTILIVYAGLWVAALLLSLRRLAARKRTWWVPFVVGVVANVIYLILLTVAMVNDPAFMQYVNGMNG, encoded by the coding sequence ATGAGCGACAGCGAACCATCTGATTCCACCCGGCCAGCTCGGCCGAGGTTTGGCGAGTACGCGAACGAGAAGAAGCCCGCTCGTCCGCAGTTCGGTGAGTATGCCTCACCGGAAGAGCAGCGTGCGGCAATTCGCGTGCCGGCCACCGAAGACAACGAGTCGGTGCCGATCGAGAGTCACGGCGACGAGAAGAAGTCGTCAGAAGACACTGCCCGTCATCACGTGCACATGCCGACGAACCGGCAGCCCAAGAAACCCTCGGCGGCAAACAACGCCCCGATCGTCGAGGCCCGAAGGCGCACCGACCGCTTTTCGACATTTCTGCTGCTCGGAGTCGGCCTGTTCAGCGTGATCTCGACGGCGCCGTCGCTGCTTCAGCTTCCGCAGATGCTCACGCAGGCGTACGCGCAGTTCGGCATGGGCGAGTACACGAATACGTCGTTTGGCACCACGATCGGGTGGACAATTCTCATTGTGTACGCGGGCCTCTGGGTCGCTGCGCTGCTGCTGTCGCTGCGCCGCCTCGCCGCGCGCAAGAGAACGTGGTGGGTTCCGTTCGTCGTCGGCGTCGTTGCGAACGTCATCTACCTGATTCTGCTGACGGTTGCGATGGTGAATGACCCCGCGTTCATGCAGTACGTCAACGGAATGAACGGCTGA
- the fbaA gene encoding class II fructose-bisphosphate aldolase, whose protein sequence is MPIATPEQYAQMLDNAKSKGFAFPAFNVSSSQTIHAVLQGLTEAGSDGIIQVTTGGADYFAGHTVKDRATGALAFARFVTEVAKNYPITVALHTDHCPKNALDDFVMPLIAASEEEVKAGRDPIFQSHMWDGSAVPLDENIQIAEDMLKRTKAINAILEVEIGVVGGEEDGVKHEGTNDALYTTVADVTKAVEALGLGENGRYISALTFGNVHGVYKPGNVKLRPELLGEIQSGIAEKFGTGAKPLDLVFHGGSGSTDAEIAEAVRNGVIKMNIDTDTQYAFTRSIAGYMFENYDSVLKVDGEVGNKKKYDPRAWGKVAETAMAARVVESTRHLGSHGNSLTI, encoded by the coding sequence ATGCCCATTGCAACCCCGGAGCAGTACGCTCAGATGCTCGACAACGCCAAGTCGAAGGGCTTCGCGTTTCCGGCTTTCAACGTCTCGAGCTCGCAGACCATTCACGCTGTGCTGCAAGGCCTCACGGAGGCAGGCTCCGACGGAATCATTCAGGTGACGACGGGCGGCGCAGACTACTTCGCCGGTCACACCGTCAAAGACCGCGCAACCGGCGCCCTTGCCTTCGCGCGGTTTGTCACCGAGGTCGCCAAGAACTACCCCATCACAGTGGCTCTGCACACCGACCACTGCCCCAAGAATGCTCTCGATGACTTTGTCATGCCGCTCATCGCCGCAAGCGAAGAAGAGGTGAAGGCCGGGCGCGATCCGATCTTCCAGTCGCATATGTGGGACGGCTCGGCTGTTCCCCTCGACGAGAACATCCAGATCGCTGAAGACATGCTGAAGCGCACCAAGGCGATCAACGCGATTCTCGAGGTCGAAATCGGCGTCGTCGGCGGCGAAGAAGACGGAGTGAAGCACGAGGGAACCAACGACGCCCTCTACACAACGGTCGCTGACGTCACAAAGGCCGTCGAGGCGCTCGGCCTCGGCGAAAACGGACGCTACATCTCGGCTCTCACGTTCGGAAACGTTCACGGCGTGTACAAGCCGGGCAACGTCAAGCTGCGCCCCGAACTGCTCGGTGAGATTCAGTCGGGCATCGCCGAGAAGTTCGGCACGGGCGCCAAGCCGCTCGACCTCGTGTTCCACGGCGGCTCCGGTTCGACAGACGCCGAGATCGCCGAGGCCGTGCGCAACGGTGTCATCAAGATGAACATCGACACCGACACGCAGTACGCGTTCACTCGCTCGATCGCCGGTTACATGTTCGAGAACTACGACAGCGTGCTCAAGGTTGACGGCGAGGTCGGAAACAAGAAGAAGTACGATCCGCGCGCGTGGGGCAAGGTCGCCGAGACCGCCATGGCCGCCCGCGTCGTCGAGTCGACGCGCCACCTCGGTTCACACGGCAACTCGCTCACCATCTAG
- a CDS encoding fructose-bisphosphatase class II family protein has product MTFVPSDRALQDHLVRITERAAVAARDLVGSGDKLAVDGAAVRAMRQAFASAPVAARIVVGEGEKDEAPMLYGGEMLGTGGPEIDVAVDPVDGTRLAAEALPGSVAVMAVAPRGALFDPANVFYMEKLISLAAGATLSLERSLTENLSILASDLGRPVSQLRVAVQTRQRNQRYIDEVRAAGAIVVPFADGDVVESLRAARGEGVDLLIGIGGAPEGVLTAVAVAASGGHMQARLSPQTAGERDRADAAGQPYGAILRLDDLVASPGVFVLTAVTDAAGLAAPHVVDGAVVTESIVIDGVAEPRTVVRRHPMVP; this is encoded by the coding sequence ATGACTTTTGTGCCGAGCGACCGCGCGCTGCAAGATCACCTTGTGCGCATTACAGAGCGTGCCGCTGTGGCTGCTCGTGATCTTGTGGGATCGGGAGACAAGCTGGCGGTAGACGGCGCCGCGGTGCGTGCGATGCGACAAGCATTCGCGTCAGCACCGGTTGCCGCGCGCATCGTCGTGGGGGAGGGCGAGAAAGACGAAGCGCCAATGCTCTACGGGGGAGAGATGCTGGGCACGGGCGGCCCCGAGATCGACGTTGCCGTCGATCCGGTAGACGGCACGCGGCTTGCCGCCGAGGCGCTGCCCGGCTCCGTCGCGGTGATGGCTGTGGCACCGCGAGGAGCTCTCTTCGACCCGGCAAACGTGTTCTATATGGAGAAGCTCATTTCGCTGGCAGCAGGTGCGACGCTCTCTCTCGAGCGGTCGCTCACAGAGAATCTGTCGATTCTCGCCTCAGACCTCGGTCGGCCGGTGAGCCAGCTTCGCGTTGCCGTGCAGACGCGGCAACGCAATCAGCGGTACATCGACGAGGTGCGCGCTGCCGGAGCGATCGTCGTGCCGTTTGCCGACGGCGATGTCGTCGAGTCGCTTCGGGCGGCTCGCGGCGAGGGCGTCGATCTGCTCATCGGAATCGGCGGGGCGCCCGAGGGCGTGCTGACGGCCGTTGCCGTCGCGGCATCCGGTGGGCATATGCAGGCGCGGCTCAGCCCGCAGACGGCGGGGGAGCGCGACCGCGCGGATGCTGCTGGGCAGCCGTACGGAGCGATTCTTCGACTCGATGACCTCGTCGCGTCACCGGGTGTCTTCGTGCTCACGGCAGTGACGGATGCCGCTGGCCTCGCAGCCCCGCACGTTGTCGACGGTGCTGTCGTGACCGAGAGCATCGTCATCGACGGCGTCGCGGAACCGCGCACCGTCGTGCGCCGGCATCCGATGGTGCCGTGA
- the glpX gene encoding class II fructose-bisphosphatase: protein MSTTDSASHYRHPDRNLALELVRATEAAAIRAVPFIGRGDKNAADKAAVDAMRAFLGTVNFDGRVVIGEGEKDEAPMLFNGEIVGNGSGPHCDMAVDPIDGTSLTAAGRQNAVSVIAVSDRGTMLDASSVFYMDKLVTGAEGRGVVDIRKPIGENLRALAKAKGKSIEDLTVAVLDRPRHEQLIDDIRAAGAGTRLMLDGDVAGGINAARYGTRIDMCVGVGGSPEGIVTACALKGLDGFIQGRMAPKDDDERQHGIDAGLKMDYVYEADELVNSDNTFFVATGVTDGGLVEGVRRLGPIIRTSSVVLRSKSGTIRRITADHLAKKWLDNE, encoded by the coding sequence GTGAGCACCACTGACTCCGCATCCCACTACCGTCACCCCGACCGCAACCTCGCACTTGAACTCGTGCGCGCCACAGAGGCTGCGGCGATTCGCGCCGTTCCGTTCATCGGGCGCGGCGACAAGAACGCCGCGGACAAGGCAGCCGTCGACGCCATGCGCGCCTTTCTCGGCACCGTCAACTTCGACGGCCGCGTCGTGATCGGCGAGGGGGAAAAAGACGAAGCCCCCATGCTGTTCAACGGCGAGATTGTTGGCAACGGCTCTGGGCCGCACTGCGACATGGCCGTTGACCCCATCGACGGCACGAGCCTCACGGCGGCCGGGCGTCAGAACGCCGTGTCGGTGATCGCCGTGTCAGACCGCGGCACCATGCTCGACGCGTCAAGCGTGTTCTACATGGACAAGCTCGTCACCGGCGCCGAGGGGCGCGGCGTCGTCGACATTCGCAAGCCGATCGGCGAGAACCTGCGCGCCCTCGCGAAGGCGAAGGGCAAGAGCATCGAAGACCTCACCGTCGCCGTGCTCGACCGTCCGCGTCACGAACAGCTGATCGACGACATTCGTGCGGCGGGAGCCGGCACACGCCTCATGCTCGACGGAGACGTCGCGGGTGGAATCAACGCGGCGCGCTACGGAACGCGCATCGACATGTGCGTCGGCGTCGGGGGCAGCCCCGAGGGCATCGTTACGGCGTGCGCGCTGAAGGGACTCGACGGCTTCATTCAAGGGCGGATGGCTCCAAAAGACGACGACGAGCGTCAGCACGGCATCGACGCGGGTCTCAAGATGGACTACGTGTACGAGGCAGACGAACTCGTGAACAGCGACAACACGTTCTTCGTGGCAACCGGCGTGACAGACGGTGGTCTTGTCGAGGGCGTCCGTCGCCTCGGCCCCATCATTCGCACATCGAGTGTCGTGCTTCGGTCGAAGTCGGGAACGATTCGTCGCATCACAGCCGATCACCTGGCCAAGAAGTGGCTCGACAACGAGTAA
- a CDS encoding DNA recombination protein RmuC, with protein MDAALPLIIGLIIGAVVGAMLAWAVFLIRSKNGADAASPALLDARHQQQLQAVRAEESSARAELHADLARMEATAEQLNAQVTQLTREREQRAERDKAENSLLQAIAPVRQSLHDMQQTVATLEEQRQKQHGELSQQLRTAAQSEEHLRKTADSLAAALSNNSVRGVWGETQLRSVVEAAGLIERVDFDVQTSISSDAGAGRPDMVIHLPGGKSIAVDAKVPMGSYLEASAIPVTATGEEGARRTALLAAHVKAVRDHISALGGKAYWDGLEASPELVIAFIPSESLVSSALEADPTIMEYAFGKRVALASPVTLWSVLKTVAFSWQQELVTAEAKDLFDLSRELYSRLSTMAGHIDKLGRSVRATVTDYNRFVGSLERTVLPSARKLNKVDESKIIPALGEVEEAPRELVADELVAELDAAAPDERARTASD; from the coding sequence ATGGACGCAGCTCTCCCCCTCATCATCGGCTTGATCATCGGCGCGGTTGTCGGCGCCATGCTTGCGTGGGCCGTGTTTCTCATCCGGTCGAAAAATGGGGCGGATGCCGCGTCGCCTGCGCTCCTCGACGCGCGCCACCAGCAGCAGCTGCAGGCTGTGCGTGCTGAAGAGTCGTCTGCTCGGGCAGAGCTCCACGCCGATCTCGCGCGCATGGAGGCGACGGCCGAGCAATTGAACGCGCAGGTGACGCAGCTCACCCGCGAACGTGAACAGCGGGCCGAGCGAGACAAAGCAGAGAACTCCCTGCTGCAGGCGATTGCTCCCGTGCGGCAGAGCCTGCACGACATGCAGCAGACTGTTGCGACGCTCGAAGAACAGCGGCAGAAGCAGCACGGCGAGCTCTCTCAGCAGTTGCGCACGGCAGCGCAGTCCGAGGAGCATCTGCGCAAGACAGCCGATAGCCTCGCCGCGGCGCTCAGCAACAATTCCGTGCGCGGTGTGTGGGGCGAGACGCAGCTGCGCAGCGTCGTCGAGGCGGCAGGTCTCATTGAGCGCGTCGATTTTGACGTGCAGACCTCTATCTCGTCGGATGCTGGGGCAGGGCGGCCCGACATGGTCATCCATCTGCCGGGAGGCAAGAGCATCGCTGTCGACGCGAAAGTGCCGATGGGCTCGTACCTCGAGGCCAGCGCAATTCCGGTGACCGCGACCGGCGAAGAGGGTGCTCGGCGTACGGCCTTGCTCGCCGCGCACGTCAAAGCGGTTCGTGACCACATTTCCGCCCTCGGCGGCAAGGCCTACTGGGACGGGCTCGAGGCGAGCCCGGAGCTTGTCATTGCGTTCATTCCGAGCGAGTCGCTCGTGTCGAGCGCACTTGAGGCCGACCCCACGATCATGGAGTATGCGTTTGGCAAGCGCGTTGCCCTCGCTTCCCCCGTCACACTCTGGTCTGTGCTGAAGACCGTGGCGTTCAGCTGGCAGCAAGAACTCGTCACCGCTGAGGCGAAAGATCTGTTCGATCTCAGCCGCGAACTGTACTCCCGACTCAGCACCATGGCCGGGCACATCGACAAGCTCGGTCGCTCTGTGCGGGCAACCGTCACCGATTACAACCGGTTCGTCGGATCGCTTGAGCGCACCGTGCTTCCGTCGGCCCGCAAACTCAACAAGGTAGACGAGTCGAAGATCATTCCTGCCCTAGGCGAAGTCGAAGAGGCGCCACGTGAATTGGTCGCCGACGAGCTCGTCGCAGAGCTCGACGCCGCGGCACCAGACGAACGTGCCCGCACAGCATCCGACTAA
- a CDS encoding HAD family hydrolase, which translates to MQIKTVCWDWNGTLLDDVEICRVTMNQVLREWGLDELTDRDAYRRRFTFPIRSFYAAVGIADHEFAPAAHRYLELLAPAVSNAPLRSEARATIAHIHERGMHQVLASATLADPLNRQMAPHALGESFDEILSIDDALNASKHEVIANWIHRTGAAPQSVVMVGDTNHDHEIAASLGTRFVHYAGGHQELTASAQRIDTLDELLDLL; encoded by the coding sequence GTGCAGATCAAAACCGTGTGCTGGGACTGGAACGGAACGCTGCTTGACGACGTCGAGATCTGCCGCGTGACCATGAACCAGGTGCTCCGCGAATGGGGCCTCGACGAACTTACCGACCGTGACGCCTACCGGCGCCGCTTCACCTTTCCCATTCGCTCGTTCTACGCCGCAGTCGGTATCGCCGACCATGAGTTCGCTCCGGCGGCGCATCGCTACCTTGAGCTGCTTGCTCCCGCGGTATCGAACGCACCACTGCGGAGCGAAGCTCGCGCAACGATCGCGCACATTCACGAACGCGGAATGCATCAGGTGCTGGCATCCGCCACGCTCGCCGATCCGTTGAACCGCCAGATGGCACCGCACGCGCTTGGCGAAAGCTTCGATGAGATTCTCAGCATCGATGACGCACTGAACGCATCGAAGCACGAGGTCATCGCAAACTGGATTCACCGCACAGGGGCGGCGCCCCAGAGCGTCGTGATGGTCGGCGACACAAACCACGACCACGAGATCGCGGCGAGCCTTGGCACTCGATTCGTGCACTACGCCGGCGGCCACCAAGAGCTCACGGCGTCGGCGCAGCGCATTGACACCCTCGACGAACTGCTTGATCTACTCTGA
- the ychF gene encoding redox-regulated ATPase YchF, translated as MALTIGIVGLPNVGKSTLFNALTKNDVLAANYPFATIEPNVGVVSLPDSRLDVLAKLFSSERILPATVSFVDIAGIVRGASEGEGLGNKFLANIREADAIAEVVRGFHDGDVVHVDGKIDPKSDMETINTELILADLETLERAITRYEKEARGKKIGPEVLAAAKEALEVLQAGTPLSAASVDLDPIRELGLLTSKPFIYVFNVDEEILTDAAKKQELAALVAPAEAVFLDAKIESELIDLDPEDAAELLASTGQDESGLDQLARVGFDTLGLQTYLTAGPKEARAWTIGKGWKAPQAAGVIHTDFEKGFIKAEVISFEDLVETGSVQEARSHGKARMEGKDYAMQDGDVVEFRFNV; from the coding sequence GTGGCTCTCACTATCGGAATCGTCGGACTCCCCAATGTCGGCAAATCAACCCTGTTCAACGCGCTCACCAAAAACGATGTTCTCGCGGCGAACTATCCGTTCGCAACGATCGAACCGAACGTGGGCGTCGTCAGCCTTCCCGACTCACGGCTTGACGTTCTCGCAAAGCTCTTCAGCAGCGAGCGCATTCTGCCGGCGACGGTGTCGTTCGTCGACATCGCCGGAATCGTGCGCGGCGCGAGTGAAGGGGAGGGGCTCGGCAACAAGTTCCTCGCCAACATTCGCGAGGCTGACGCGATCGCCGAGGTGGTTCGTGGGTTCCACGACGGTGATGTCGTGCATGTCGATGGGAAGATCGACCCGAAGTCCGACATGGAGACCATCAACACCGAGCTGATCCTCGCCGATCTCGAGACGCTCGAGCGTGCCATCACGCGTTATGAGAAAGAGGCGCGCGGCAAGAAGATCGGCCCCGAAGTACTCGCTGCGGCAAAGGAAGCGCTCGAGGTTCTGCAGGCAGGAACGCCGCTGTCAGCGGCATCCGTCGATCTCGACCCCATCAGAGAACTCGGCCTGCTGACATCGAAGCCGTTCATCTACGTCTTCAACGTTGACGAAGAGATTTTGACGGATGCTGCCAAGAAGCAGGAGCTCGCCGCACTCGTCGCCCCGGCCGAGGCTGTGTTCCTCGACGCGAAGATCGAGTCGGAGCTGATTGATTTGGATCCTGAGGATGCCGCGGAGCTGCTGGCCTCCACAGGGCAAGACGAATCGGGGCTCGACCAGCTCGCGCGCGTGGGCTTCGACACGCTCGGGCTGCAGACCTACCTCACGGCGGGGCCGAAAGAGGCCCGCGCATGGACGATCGGCAAGGGCTGGAAGGCGCCGCAGGCCGCGGGCGTCATTCACACTGACTTCGAGAAGGGCTTCATCAAGGCCGAGGTGATTTCATTCGAGGACCTTGTCGAGACTGGCTCCGTGCAGGAAGCGCGCTCGCATGGGAAGGCCCGCATGGAGGGCAAAGACTACGCGATGCAGGACGGCGACGTGGTGGAGTTCCGCTTTAACGTCTAG
- a CDS encoding type II toxin-antitoxin system RelE/ParE family toxin translates to MIRSFGSKDTERLWRRERVPSIDPRIHSVALRKLRQVGSAESLDDLRVPPGNRLEALKGNRAGQYSIRINDQWRICFVWTVAGPEEVEIVDYH, encoded by the coding sequence GTGATCAGATCGTTCGGGAGTAAGGACACCGAACGACTGTGGCGTCGCGAGCGGGTGCCGTCGATCGATCCTCGGATTCATTCGGTGGCGCTGCGCAAGCTTCGTCAGGTGGGGTCCGCGGAGTCGCTCGATGATCTCCGTGTCCCACCGGGGAACCGACTTGAAGCGCTGAAAGGCAATCGGGCCGGTCAGTACAGCATCAGGATCAATGACCAGTGGCGGATCTGCTTTGTGTGGACAGTCGCTGGGCCAGAGGAGGTGGAGATCGTTGACTATCACTGA
- a CDS encoding HigA family addiction module antitoxin, whose protein sequence is MTITDKIEPIHPGEVLMEDFIEGFGITQNKLAVSIGVPPRRINEIVHGKRAITADTALRLGKYFGTSAQFWINLQAHYDLDRAEDRVADQIAAITPLTVA, encoded by the coding sequence TTGACTATCACTGACAAGATCGAGCCGATCCATCCTGGCGAAGTTCTCATGGAGGACTTCATCGAGGGCTTCGGCATTACTCAGAACAAATTGGCGGTCTCGATTGGGGTGCCCCCGCGCAGGATTAACGAGATCGTGCATGGCAAGCGCGCGATCACGGCTGACACCGCGTTGCGGCTTGGCAAATATTTCGGCACGTCAGCGCAGTTCTGGATCAATCTGCAGGCGCATTACGACCTAGACCGTGCTGAGGATCGCGTGGCGGATCAGATTGCCGCGATTACACCGTTGACGGTCGCGTAA
- a CDS encoding ornithine carbamoyltransferase gives MTAEGQHLLTLRGWDSAGLSAFFELVDRYEAGSGPSFDSAVAMFFPPSSLRTRFSFERGAAEIGLQSITLPPETLDKDEDLADVAGYLAQWADLVVVRHPEMDVLEQLAAPGFLPVVNAMTSVNHPCEVLSDLYALSRDADITQLRYVFVGADGNIARAWWEAAQAFGLDVRQSCPSELRVVGMPWEEDLRHVIPTADVVLTDGPGRHAELLGTYQITGELLNLAPHGVRFAPCPPFVRGREISADAITHRSFVGYEFKRSLKSVQQAVMARSLLS, from the coding sequence ATGACCGCCGAAGGACAGCACCTGCTTACTTTGCGGGGATGGGACAGCGCTGGGCTCAGCGCCTTCTTTGAGCTCGTGGATCGGTACGAAGCTGGTTCTGGGCCGAGCTTCGACAGCGCAGTCGCTATGTTTTTTCCGCCATCGAGCCTGCGCACTCGTTTCTCGTTCGAGCGGGGTGCTGCCGAGATCGGACTCCAGTCGATTACCTTGCCGCCGGAGACGCTAGACAAAGATGAAGATCTGGCTGACGTTGCCGGATATCTTGCGCAGTGGGCCGATCTCGTCGTTGTTCGGCACCCGGAAATGGACGTGCTGGAGCAGCTGGCTGCACCAGGTTTTTTGCCCGTTGTCAACGCAATGACCAGCGTGAATCATCCGTGCGAGGTACTGTCTGATCTTTACGCACTTTCGCGCGATGCCGACATTACGCAGCTGCGTTACGTGTTCGTCGGCGCGGATGGGAACATCGCGCGGGCATGGTGGGAAGCGGCTCAGGCGTTTGGTCTAGATGTTCGCCAGAGCTGTCCGTCTGAGTTGCGCGTCGTTGGGATGCCGTGGGAGGAAGATTTGCGCCACGTAATCCCGACCGCTGACGTTGTTCTCACCGATGGTCCAGGGCGTCATGCCGAACTCCTCGGCACGTATCAGATAACGGGCGAACTGCTGAATCTTGCACCGCATGGTGTTCGGTTTGCCCCGTGCCCGCCATTTGTGCGGGGGCGTGAGATCAGCGCGGATGCGATTACACATCGCTCCTTCGTTGGATACGAGTTCAAGCGATCATTGAAGTCCGTGCAACAAGCGGTGATGGCGCGGTCGCTCTTGTCTTAA
- a CDS encoding bleomycin resistance protein: protein MARTDCEPDLVPELLVNDVARSIDFWCNVCGFEVSYDRPDEGFAYVTRGRAHVMLEQRGAGRNWLTQELDPPFGRGINFQIGVPDLEPILAALANAKWSLFMQPETKWYRVSDSEEAGVRQFLVTDPDGYLIRFQSSIGRRSVAR from the coding sequence ATGGCCCGTACTGACTGCGAACCCGATCTCGTTCCTGAACTTCTCGTCAACGACGTGGCGAGGAGTATCGACTTCTGGTGCAACGTCTGTGGTTTCGAGGTCTCATACGATCGTCCTGACGAGGGCTTCGCGTACGTCACCCGCGGACGCGCACACGTCATGCTCGAGCAACGTGGAGCCGGTCGGAACTGGCTGACCCAGGAGCTTGATCCACCATTCGGGCGAGGAATCAACTTCCAGATCGGCGTACCTGACCTCGAGCCGATCCTCGCCGCACTTGCGAACGCGAAGTGGTCGCTGTTCATGCAGCCAGAGACGAAGTGGTACCGCGTGAGCGACAGCGAGGAAGCAGGGGTAAGGCAGTTCCTCGTGACCGATCCCGACGGGTACTTGATTCGATTCCAGAGCTCGATCGGTCGTCGGTCCGTCGCTCGCTAG
- a CDS encoding tetratricopeptide repeat protein — translation MTPAVEQWEASVADLWERFASLDCDDGVAAMRDVAAACPATDGRAAFELAGMYDSVGFEAEAGAEYERALELGLDAARHAQLAVQYGSTLRNLGRLDEAIAVLQAAPTHESTGSAPRVVLALALHSAGRKDEALRVAIEAQIGTLPQYQRSMRNYAAALTESATSDDPAKR, via the coding sequence ATGACACCAGCAGTTGAACAGTGGGAAGCCTCCGTCGCTGATCTCTGGGAGCGCTTCGCCTCGTTGGATTGCGATGACGGCGTGGCTGCTATGCGCGACGTGGCCGCGGCATGCCCTGCCACCGATGGCAGGGCCGCATTCGAACTCGCAGGCATGTACGACTCCGTGGGATTCGAGGCTGAGGCCGGTGCCGAGTACGAGCGCGCTCTCGAACTCGGCCTCGACGCAGCCAGACATGCGCAGCTCGCAGTCCAGTACGGATCGACCCTTCGCAATCTCGGCCGCCTCGACGAGGCAATCGCCGTCCTTCAAGCTGCGCCGACGCATGAATCGACGGGCTCCGCACCCCGCGTCGTCTTGGCTCTGGCACTCCATAGCGCCGGACGCAAGGATGAAGCACTGCGGGTCGCCATCGAAGCGCAGATAGGAACGTTGCCCCAATACCAGCGCTCGATGCGCAACTACGCCGCCGCGCTCACTGAGTCGGCGACTTCAGACGATCCGGCTAAACGTTGA
- a CDS encoding DMT family transporter yields MKRGSPTGIFAVLAAAFLWGTTGTAATFAPSVGPLAMGAAALGIGGILQAAIAAPALRRERHALSSQRGTVIAGGAAVLIYPLAFYSSMHLAGVAVGTVVSLGSAPIASGLLERVIERRRLSGWWMLASVLGIAGSTVLCVAKMHDAPSETLPTVAGVILGLVAGATYAMYSWSAHRLMNRGVGRAAAMGAVFGLGGIALMPVLLITGAPLIASAQPMMVGLYMALIPMFLGYLLFGYGLTRVNPSAATTLTLTEPAIAAILAVAIVGERLPAIGWAGLAGICASLLVLSLAPATQARAVEPSRSSELPLGQEV; encoded by the coding sequence GTGAAGCGAGGCTCCCCCACCGGCATCTTCGCGGTGCTCGCCGCCGCCTTCCTGTGGGGCACCACGGGGACTGCGGCGACGTTCGCACCGTCAGTCGGGCCGCTGGCCATGGGCGCGGCCGCGCTCGGCATTGGCGGCATCCTGCAGGCAGCCATCGCTGCCCCCGCGCTCCGCCGGGAACGTCACGCACTGTCTTCGCAACGTGGGACAGTGATCGCCGGAGGCGCAGCCGTGTTGATCTACCCGCTGGCCTTCTACAGCTCGATGCATCTGGCTGGCGTCGCGGTCGGCACTGTCGTGTCCCTCGGCTCTGCCCCGATCGCCTCTGGCCTTCTGGAACGGGTGATCGAGCGACGCAGGCTCAGCGGCTGGTGGATGCTCGCATCGGTTCTCGGCATCGCGGGGAGCACAGTGCTGTGCGTTGCGAAGATGCACGACGCGCCGAGCGAGACGCTCCCCACGGTCGCCGGCGTCATTCTCGGTCTGGTTGCTGGCGCGACCTACGCCATGTATTCGTGGAGCGCTCACCGCCTCATGAACCGCGGCGTCGGGCGCGCGGCAGCGATGGGCGCTGTCTTCGGCCTGGGCGGCATTGCCCTGATGCCCGTACTTCTGATCACCGGCGCACCGCTCATCGCTTCGGCCCAGCCCATGATGGTCGGGCTCTACATGGCACTGATCCCGATGTTCCTGGGCTATCTGCTCTTCGGGTACGGCCTCACACGCGTCAATCCAAGCGCCGCGACTACGCTCACCCTCACTGAACCCGCGATCGCCGCCATTCTGGCCGTGGCCATCGTCGGAGAGCGCCTCCCCGCCATCGGATGGGCTGGGCTCGCGGGCATCTGCGCCTCGCTCCTGGTTCTCTCGCTCGCACCTGCGACACAGGCGCGTGCCGTTGAACCGTCGCGTTCGAGCGAGCTCCCGCTCGGTCAGGAAGTCTGA